A single genomic interval of Gouania willdenowi chromosome 22, fGouWil2.1, whole genome shotgun sequence harbors:
- the rsad2 gene encoding S-adenosylmethionine-dependent nucleotide dehydratase RSAD2, translating into RRSTTTTMFSLSVFVQLCFTSIHSLIKTIFSQFLYWASYYKEIPVESVISTASASNQDRSSDQVSTTTPTSVNYHFTRKCNYKCGFCFHTAKTSFVLPLQEAKMGLELLKEAGMEKINFSGGEPFLHEKGEFLGKLVQYCKQDLQLPSVSIVSNGSMIKEKWFQKYGEYLDILAISCDSFDESTNQLIGRTQGRKSHVDNLFKIRNWCQEYKVAFKINSVINTFNFNEDMTEQIIQLNPVRWKVFQCLLIDGENAGEAALREAERFVISDQQFQQFLDRHDTVSCLVPESNEKMRNSYLILDEYMRFLDCREGRKDPSKSILDVGVHSAICFSGFDEKMFFKRGGKYVWSKQDMKLEW; encoded by the exons CGCAGATCTACAACTACAACCATGTTCTCTCTGTCGGTCTTTGTGCAGCTGTGCTTCACCTCCATCCACAGCCTCATCAAAACCATCTTTTCCCAGTTTCTTTACTGGGCATCTTACTACAAAGAAATACCAGTAGAATCTGTTATTTCTACTGCTTCAGCTTCAAACCAGGACCGAAGCTCGGATCAGGTTTCAACAACAACTCCAACCAGCGTCAACTATCACTTTACGCGCAAATGTAACTACAAATGTGGCTTTTGTTTCCACACGGCAAAAACGTCCTTCGTGCTGCCGCTACAAGAAGCAAAGATGGGACTGGAGCTTTTAAAGGAAGCag GAATGGAAAAGATCAACTTCTCTGGAGGAGAGCCTTTCCTGCATGAAAAAGGAGAGTTTCTGGGTAAACTGGTTCAGTATTGTAAGCAGGACCTCCAGCTCCCAAGTGTCAGCATCGTCAGCAATGGAAGTATGATCAAAGAAAAATGGTttcaaaaatatg GGGAATATCTGGATATTTTGGCCATTTCTTGTGACAGCTTTGATGAATCCACCAATCAGCTGATTGGTCGAACACAAGGCAGGAAAAGTCACGTGGACAACCTTTTTAAGATCCGTAACTGGTGCCAGGAGTACAAAGTGGCATTCAAGATCAACTCCGTCATCAACACCTTCAACTTTAACGAGGACATGACGGAGCAAATTATTCAGTTGAATCCTGTGCGTTGGAAG GTGTTCCAGTGTCTCCTGATCGATGGGGAGAATGCAGGAGAGGCAGCCCTGAGGGAGGCAGAGAGGTTTGTCATCAGTGACCAACAGTTCCAACAGTTCCTGGATAGACATGACACGGTGTCCTGCCTTGTTCCTGAATCCAACGAGAAG ATGAGAAACTCCTACCTTATCCTGGATGAATAT ATGCGTTTCCTGGACTGTCGAGAGGGAAGGAAGGACCCGTCCAAATCCATCCTGGACGTGGGCGTACATTCAGCCATTTGCTTCAGTGGCTTTGATGAGAAGATGTTTTTTAAGAGAGGAGGGAAGTATGTGTGGAGCAAACAGGACATGAAGCTGGAGTGGTAA